TCGAGCTGAACTGAactaccgatttttttttttttttttttttttttttttgtaggtcagCAGCGGGTGAGGTGAGTGACCTTTTTGCCCTACACGCGCTGACCGGGTAGGCTTCACTAATCCGGGAATAGGGCTCCTTGACACCAGGGTCCTgtgagagaggaagtgagagcgAGAATCACCGTTTCCAGGAAAGGAGGATTAAGATGGGGGTGGGGTGTTGTTTTTAGACGAGGAATAAGGAAACTCCAAATCTGGGGAgtctagttgacctgacaaacaagttctctgtgctctttggttatttgttttattctaatttgagggCGAGTAGGCTTCCTTTGTACAAGATATGCAGGtgcaataaaatatctatataaacgTCTgcataatcttatatatatatatatatatatatatatatatatatatatatatatatatatatatatatatatgtatatatatatatatatatatatatatatatatatgtgtgtgtgtgtgtgtgtgtgtgtgtgtgtgtgtgtgtgtgtgtgtgtgtgtgtgtgtttgtgagtgtatgtatatatatggggttaagaagaattttcactagattagaaaaaaaaacattactataatacaaaatttaactGCTGAAGTTTTCTCATGATCAAGGTCAGCACTTAACCTCCCAGTTTTAACAGACGTAATGATCTCTCTCACAACTTGCCTACTGTTTCTTCTGCAGGACAGGGAATCTAAGAAAATTCGAGAGACTGTCATTCGAAATGTGAATGTTGTGATTGCCATGACCTTCAAGAAACTTTCACCCTCAGTGAGGAAAAAATACCCTACTCTACGAAGCTTAACTGGTGAAGGTGGGAAAAATTGTTTCAGCATATTTTGATTTCAAATCACCTCATCTAAATAAACGTTTATATTTATAGGAGTCGAAGGCTATTATGTTATTTTACGTGTGTAACGGAAATTCATTGTTAATTTGAAAAACTTATTGCATCTTAAATGAATCACCCTAGTACCCTGTTTGTCTTTCATCAGTTCTTAATCGAACATCAGTTAGATGTAAAAGAATGATATAACTACAGACTTTAACTAAGGTATCAGCATATTTAGTTCTCCTTTACTATAATACATGTCAACTAATTAAGGTCCTTTTCACAACTGTGTTGCTATTGCTAATCATTCATGCATTCTCTAATCGTCCTCTCCTCAAACCACATTGACTGAATTTGGATTATTGTTTACTCAGATGAATGTTACAGTGATTGTTGCATTTCGTTAAGGATAAGTTATTATATGATAACATTTCTATTATCTTTTTAATCGTATAGTTTTTCCTCGTAAAGGGTTTTGGCTCCACGAACTCATTTGTTTTGGGACTGATGATTTATGCCCCTTTTACTCTGGCCACGTCCATTATATCGAATAACTACCAgttacaattttaattttcaggttAACAGAGGCACAATTTGTGATTCATGGTGCAAGCTCATCTTTTATTATCAgtggtttgtatatatgtatacaatatgatacatatcatatatatttatatatatatatatatatatatatatatatatatatatatatatatatatatatatatatatatatatatatatatatatatatatatatatgtatgtatgtatgtatatgtatgtatgcatgtatatgtatgtatgtatatgtatgtatacagatacgGTGCTAATCTCAAGTAAGATGCAACGATTTAGGAAAACTCTGTTGCATCCCAGTGTGCTATGGAGCTAAGCAGTGTTACCTTGTATTCAATTGGCTGATAAGGGTTTTACCCAGCATAGAGAACATCCCGGGGCTAGTAAACTTATCTTAAGTAATTGCTGAAACCCAGAAGGAGAACTCCTTATTGTACCACCCActgaagagaaaatttttatttataaagcacAGGATGTGGCTCAAGTTAGCATGatgttaactttttttgtttaaaagtgaATCTCTATATTTAGAAATTATCTCTGCTACTGTGTATAGTCTGTCATCCCAACAAACCATCACATTAAACGCACAgatttttaccaatattataaTTTAAGCAGAATTTTCAACTGGAATGCATATTCTAACTGTTTCTATGAAGAGGTCCAATAGTGTTCCTTCGTAACTCTTTCCCTCAACTCATATTGAGCATAATATCGCACAGTGCATATTGAGTATAATATCGCACAGTGCTGTTGACTGATTATTCTTACAGGCTACCTCACAGCGGAAGAAACATTGATCATAGAAAACCTCAGGAACAGAACCTCAGTAGACATGACATACGTCCCAATAGTGTGGGCTTGTAAGACTGTTGACAAGGCacaaaatgatgaatatatatcttCCACTCACAACAAGATAGACCTTATGACTGAAATCCTTGATATCCAGAGCAAATGCATGGAATTATCTCACTGGACAATGCGCGCTGTGCCTCTGGCCTACTCCCAGGTGAGACTTATGCTAAATTCAGAAATCTTTGCTTCCTCTTGCTATCTGAATTATAAAACCATTCCTGAGGACGAAATCGCATTTTCACTAGCCTTCTTGTCAGTGACTTTAGCTATTACTGTTATGCCAGTTCTGGTACTCTCTATAAGTTTTGTGTAGGATGGAAAACTTAGGtcatgaaaaataacttctttgaaTATATCCTGTGTCAAAGAAGACTGAAAGAGCTTAGAATCAAAGTAGTGTTTTAGAGTGTCTTGGATAACTGTCATACAGATTTAGAGATAAGATACTTCATAACTTGTATGAAgtcatatctttctttttattcaatattcACTTTGGTATTAGTAATCAAGCAATACTAAACGGGTCATGTTAAGTGGATTTCCAACTACTGGAATgtcttttaaagatatatagataGTTTTCTGTGCATGGTACTCTAGGTTTTAGAATTTTAAGATctcattattattgtgtgtagAAATCTAATAGTCCCATTTTCCTGTATATAATTCCTCAGTTAATTTATGTCTGGGTAGCATCATTGTAAATGCAGCTTTTTATTGTTCTGAAGGGCCTAGCATTTCAAAAAAACAATTTACAGGGAATTCGTAAATATCCTGCCCGTGCATATTACAGAAAAGCACAAGTAATGGTGAAAGATATTAAGTGCAGAGAATAATAACTACCAACAAGTTTCTTGGTGTTACAGACATGAACTGGGTCAGTGGTAATATCAAAtctaataacaaattaattttaccGTCCTAAAACTTTGCACATTAATGTGTGTGAACAAGAAACAATGCAACACCAGCATTTACATAATACCACATACTGAAACTAATGGAATTCCTATGGGCGAGACATTCATTTATATTCCCGTAAAGCTTTGAACGGATTTTTTTGGAAgctctaatggcagtgaaattccTTATGTCCTTATGTTTTGGTGTCTCTACCTTATTTCACAACAATTAAATattgatgtatattttaatttctattttgatcCGTTTGCATAACTACTTTCGTTTGTTAACTACCTTCTTATTTACCGTGCTGTTTATTCTTGGTTATATTTTCATCTCGTTAATTACGTAAAGACATTTCAATCTGGTGAAATTTGACTATTAAATTTATGTCCATCTTAAGTAATGTTATTAAAGTTATATTCTTATACACACTAGATGCTAAGGTATGGTCACAAGCATTTTCCCAACATAACTTATAGCGTTTTGCATCTCGATAGGTCGTAGCCATTGTGGTGTACTTTTTCTACCTCTCGTCTGTGGTTGGTGGACAGAGCTTAGATCCTGAGAGGCAAATCAAAGGTCACACAAATGTTTACTTCCCTATATTTACTCTCCTCGAACTCTTCTTCTACATTGGATGGCTGAAGGTGGGTGAGAGCTTCACGAATCCATtcggggatgatgatgatgactttgaATTCCTCGAACTCTTGGAGCGACATAGGCAGGTGAGTTCGAGTGGAATTTGAGGTGGAAATTCCCACAGGGGATTAGAagttaaattttcctttaaagtCATTTTACTGGGAAATctgacttttccttcaaactggatgCCTATTTAGAAGCAATTAACGATTATACGTCTGCGAAATTGCCTCGTACTGACATTAACTTTTGTGTAAAGCGAATGATTTCCTGTTTTTAAAACATCACTGAAATAGTAAGATATGTAAATTCGACTATTTTCTGGTTCTATTCCCTATTTCATATACGTAAAAGGCTACTGTAGCCGTAAGAAGTAATTCCATTATAAAATCAAGAATTATATGTATGTTACCGTGTTGATATAAAGTTGTTATCCAAATATAAATACAGGAACTAGTACAGTTCATTGCCAGTTGTGTACACATTCAtaagaaacaatttaaaaagaTACGAAAAAGGCTGAATTAACCATCAAGGTTAGGATATAAGTCAGTAATTCATAGAGGACACAAAATATTTGAATTACTATAACAGGTCTAgataaatatcttttataatgTGCTGATGAAACGCTGTCTTATTACATACTTATTAACATTTTCCAAGTCCACGCCTTTGTCTCATATCTGCTTAAGTTGTTCATCTTTCATGTGTcataaaacatcattttatctAGGCAATATCAAATGTTCTCCAACAGATGTCGAATATGCTCTCTGAACAAAAACCAGGGGACCTCCCGAAGGCAGTTTCGATCCTAGATCTCCATGTGGCAGCTGAGTCGTAAGGAGTGTATGATAAACTGCGTAAATTTATTGTTATCGTCGTGTCTTAAATGTTTTTCACTTGCCAAATATCATATCAAGTAATTAAGgaggaatataattttgttttgagcATATTCATCGTGGACTGTGAAACAATTGATTAGATTGCATTGTGTTCATCACTGAAAGGATCATAAGACTAATGTCTGATGCTAAAAACAAGTTATGTAAACCTCAAATAGAACTTTTATAATGCacaaattttacttgaaaatctTCATAAAAGTAAAGGAATGTCATGACTCATTTTATGACAGCGACTGCTTTTACACATGTAAAATTGTGGTTGTGGAAATAGATTTCCATTTCTCGAGaacttttgaatataaataaaaccaagagACGCTTTGAAATTCAACGTTATGTCTGTCTCCTTTTCCATGAGGCTGGGCATATCCATCCATTTCTGACCTAAAAttaatattcgttttttttttttgtattgtgtatTTTTCACCTGGTGCTGTTTATATCGTATCCTAGATTCGAAGAAATGAATTGTGTTTTCCAATGACTGGTGATACTTTGCATTTTCGTCACTTTGATTTCTCATGAATAAATCGAAAAAGGTCGGTTCTgcggttcctttttttttttttttcgctggcaCAGGTCAGTATTTTGGAATATCAGTGGAAACATCATGAGACCATCAGCGGAAAAATCTCTTGAATTATATGGAGGccataattaaaactatttactCTATTTCATAAAGAATTGCGAAGGAAATCGTTCATTTTTTAAGACTTGTTCCATTAttcaatagataataaaaaatgcgTTGAGAGATAAATGTAACTGATCACGTTTCCGATTTTTTCAGTAACCTAATGAGGACTGCTCTGGTTTTGTTGCATACCTAAATCTCTGGTATCTTACAGTTTATCGTTTTGATTTAGTTGTTTCAATTACGATGAACATTTTTGTCATATTCAAAACGATCATTTAAAATCTTAGACTTGAACAGGACAAATTAGGGGATATCGGGCCCTTCAGGTTTCGACTAAGCCCAGAGAAGAAGGAGCAGTTTTTCTGGAAACCAGATAGATGGctcatctttgtttttttttttaacctaactcTTAATGAAGCCTTCCTTTGTGTTCatttaagtagaaaaaaaatcctcCACTAACGACCAAAGTGGACTTCTGATTAGTGCAAAGacgtcatttatttattcatttctttctttctgtaatgaCCAAGTCACGAATACGATTGTTGGGCAGCAAGTAATTATGTGTTACGAAACGTTTTACGAAAATTGGCTACAatggataaaatgaagaaaccatTTTCAAACTCCTTTACAACTGAGAACCTCAGAAGTCAACAAGTGTTTAACCATTAACGATCTTGCATGATGAAAACCTGATTCAATTTGATTATTCCACATTTAACATATAGATTACTTATTGCATACAATATTGCACGTAACATCAGATGCGTGATAAGTACAGTCACCGTTGAACTAAGTATTATTCATAGAGGATGTTGTTACTGTCAGTCCACCGATGGTAAATGATGTCTTGTTCTGCGTTTTGTTGGCCTGTTTGCGTGGTTCCTCTAAACGTTCGTTGTGATCActctgagttcttgttcttccaaCTTTGACATCGTTTAAGTACGTACTTATAATTAGACACGTCAAACTACGTGCTTTggataatgaaataatttacaaagtacaaactAAGATACAAAATTTGGGACAATTTCATGTAGATTCACTCGATATGGCGGTAACAGTTTTGTCCACATCATATCAAATGTTCTTGCGATCTTAAGGTGCATAAAGCCATACGAAAAACGCGCAATTTTTGATCAGCAAACGTTGCAATGGAGGACGTTTGAACTAATATACATGAACTAATATGTATGAATTAATAACCTTCAACAGTGACCGTTTAAACAGCCTGTATTGTTTTGTATGACGGAACGGAATGCTGGTAGTTGAATGAACAGTAGAATATTGTGACTTaggcacaaaaataaatttcacaaataaaaaacttGGCAGGAactagcagtaaaaaaaaaaaaagtagaagtctCTGTTTGGCATCCACAAATTCCGAAAAGGCATATGCCCGAAATGAGAGcaacaaaatggagaaaaaagtgggaaaaattgTGGTGGACGACGCAGAgttttttgaaatgtttacaaAAGCGAAGCTCTCGTGGAGAAATATCGGGGTGGGAGTGTTACCCTTTTGGTCTATATGCGTGGTGGGTGGTATGTTTTAATAAGGTTTATTCTATTGTATTTCATCTGAGTCTACGATACTATAAATTATGACTTTGGACCTGAATTGCAAATACAGCAGCCACAATACTCTATAGGCTACCAATGTTAAATAGTTTAACGGttttgaatggaaataaaaaaaaggaggggtTTTAAAGCTATTTTACAAGGATAACGCTTACTCGTGTTCTTGGCGTTTTTAGCTACTAAAAGCAATTTAACGACGTGTATGCTACAAAAAGCTAaaggagtgagaaagagagaaagaataaaaaaaactgataaaattccTTGCGAGtgcttatgacattttttattagcTAAAGAGGACCTCaactatatacaaaaaataaaattacgaataATGTCTGGTTAAATGACAAGCgtacttttaattttcaatatttaatattCAATCATCATACACAACTAACAGATTGGATAAGAAAAATAGGGTAAATTAGGAAGGATATAAAGTCTATTATTGAGCATATAGGTAAAATGACACTGACGTGGATGTCTAAACCTTTTAATctgaaatttatttagtttttttttcgtcCAGTCTCCCTTCATAAGATTATTAACGTATTTTGActgaattcagaaaaaaaaacaatctggTATAATACAAGCAATTAAAAGTTCAGTCATTCCAGTTGAATCTGTCCAAGCAAACTTGGGCAAGATTAACATAATGTAAGTTCTTATAAGCATTTTGTTACTATAACTCTAAAATATATCTCATTGTATATCGGGACAAGTTCCCTCtactaatgataatgaaaaccTGCCGTAAGAGGacttgagacagacagacagacagatacacaaaTAAGAGAATTTCCATCGGAAATTTGTCAAGTGTGAGCCGATCCGCTTCAAATCTTCCGATAGGTTGAATTCCTCCGGAAATTTCGGGTGCCTCAGATGGCACACATGGCTGCTTGTTTAAATCCCATTCAGGATTTGGCACGAGAAAACAGATTCCGTATCCGGTCTGCCGAATACATTTGGGAAAAGAAGCGGCAATAGTGTGGCGGGGCTGTCTACTCATGAGCCGTGATGAAGAGAGGATTCAAGTCAGAGAAACAATTTTCCCGAAAATGACGGACATAAATAACTTCTAATCGGATTGATAAAGGGGAAActcgaaatatattttatagttgaAGTTTACAGCTAATTGTTAAATGTCTGCGTATTTTCAGTTTGTGAGTTTCATGCAGAGTATGTTATTTAATGTAGCTTCGATTTGCCAGTTTAAGAGACACTGAGACAACAAATTATATGTTATCGGGGAAGATGTAAAATAATGTGATATTATACTCTATTCAATTCTCTTTCCATTtgagctataataataatactaccgGTAATTTTATGGTGGAATGGAAGTGGTATATAGCATGGAAACTTCACATTCGTGAAGCTTATTGCTGTGCAGCATGACAATCAAGGTGGAGTGATTATGACAGCTATGAACGTTAGACCTTATCGTAATTCAAACGAAAATATTATTGCATACAATCTTACCTTTTATGTAGGTATCTGCTTGAAGTAATCACTTAAGAGAATGAACCTCACTACCTGTAATTAAGAACACTGACAAAATATGCTTATTATActtcatattaataaaacataTTCTGGATTTTCCGAACTTGCGTTTTTCATTCATGTTGcttcttgaaatataaaatgtcacccTCATCAGGAAAAGTTACGATGATATATTATTAtcagaaatacaaaataccaaataaaacaaaacaacagggAACTCCGCGTAAGTTATCGTCACAATATTGTTGGCATATTTAAACATCTAAGTTAATGGAAACCCTATCCAGTTTCCTGTATCTTTTATCATCAGGACTAAAATTCTGATGGAAAAGACAAAAACTGTTTATGTATTACTCCACTTACTTATCTTTATGCCGACGGCTGTTTAACTCTGGGCTATCATCAGGATAGTTTTTCAGAGAAACTCCAGTGCTTTTTTAATGGTATTGCAGTCTTGCAAGTGGAcgttaagaaaatggaaaattagcaGAGATATTATTGGAGACAGTCTTTGCAATTAGACAAAATGCTTTACAAGACTGACCTTGAAGGTCTGCAGCAGAACTTCCTTCTGATGGAATGGAAACCCAATCTGAGGGCACCCAGCTAATCAACGCAGGCCCTTGCGGTCTGTTTTATGAAAGTCTCCCATATACGTCGGCTTTCATAAACTCAAGAAGGGTTCTGTTAACTTTTCGAAGCACATTGTAACTTTGCCTTAATGCGATTCCATATTCATGCAATTATTGCCTGTACGAGCGTCTGTATAAATTCATCATTTGCATGTGCTTTAGCGAAATCAAAACGTTAAATGTTACAAaggtataatgtatatattacagtttaGATGATAAAGTTAGACATTCAGTTGCTCCGACACGGAAACAAACCCACGACATCATGTGACAGGAGTTGATTCAGTGCTCGGGAAATCGAGAACTGAATCAACTCCCGTCATatgatgttgtgggtttgtatgttaggaaaattacaaatttctgtttACGAGTACTTTCTTACTTTTTCGCATACGCTAAAAGctaaatcatctttttttttattattatgagatgaattactaaaatcatttttatgctTCTGGTcaagtttctttttcctttttagttgaTGTGTTTACTGACAGTACTATCGATCCCTTTCTATTATCAGATGGCATGAAAATATCTATTGCTTACTCTGCGGGAagttcaaagagagaaaaaacctaaaagatgaaaaattcagTGAACTTTTCAATTCGAACTCGAACGTGCTCGAGAACAAACAACCGCTGCACCCGAAATAAAAAGTTGAGGGACGGAAAAGTGATATGGAAaaggtaaatgataaaaaaaaaacttcagatatAACAGTTGCTCGTgccttgaataataaaaaaaaggagtggTACGCCTACACGTAGATATTAAaaacattcactctctctctctctctctctctctctctctctctctctctctctctctctctctctcatttctttatcaCGAAGAAATATCCTTCAAagtgaaaatgactgaaatattcaTGACTTGAATTATTCTCCGGAAAGAAAATTGTATATACAGTGCACGTGCATGAATGCTTactatcatgagagagagagagagagagagagagagagagagagagagagagaagccatccACCCTTTTCATCTAAGTACACTATATTCCTTGTAGCTCCTGCAGTAAAATAAAACCCGAGTGGTGAACATAAACTTAAGATCGAAGACATTTTAGTCTGTTCCTCtcgttttttcaaaaatccatcGCCTAGGCGGATCAACAGAAGCTTTGAACGTAGGTCGAAGAACGGTATGATAGGACCAAAGAGCCTCTACATTCAAGAATATGTAAAAGCAGGGTAGTGAAAATGGAGTGAGGAGATCGAGAGTTGATTGAACAAGAGGGGAGAGGAAATAGCCACGTTGAAGGAGGAGAGGTAGAGAGGAAGCGAGGAGATGGCCAGCATGATGATGTAGATGGTTATTAGGACATTCTTAAAGATTTTAGAAGATGGGAAACCTCTTGAATTATGGTTAAGGATCAAGTGGACTGATAATATGGAAATTTTATATGAGAGAGTGGGAGGGAAAGTCCAACAAAAGGAATTGTGAGGCAGGGACAAGGAGAAGAAGTGTAATAATCGTGAAACAGTGGGACCTGaggcaaaattaataaaaaagcatATGTTTAAGATGTCGACTGAGTTGCTCACCTGAAAGCGATACTGTTATCAGATGAGGCTAAGAGACAGTGTACTCGGAGCagtagtaaagaaaatatttgagagagagggaaagagagagagagagagagagagagagagagagagagattagatgcATAGGAAAGCATTAAATGTAATTACCTTTTACTACCCGAGCCCACCTTTCCACTACATTATCCTTGccggaaattaaaattaaaatatcttgacATAAGTTCTAAAAAGTGCTTTCAGCAcctaaattatataatttgagaCAGTTGTTTAAAATGATTCATTACAGTAGAACTTAAGCGGTATCTGTCATTCCAGGATGAACAGTTCTCACTGTGGTGTGAAATCGCGGAATGAACAAATTAATGTTAAATCACAGCTGTTCTGCATACTTATTGTTGTGATAGTATGTGTTATTTGTACTGATCTGAGATTTATGAAGTTCTTATTGCACTATTGTAACCCAGATGTGCCACCTTCATAAAATCAATAGTTCTAACGTAACTTTCATATCCATCAGTCTATGCTTCAGAAACCTCAAgagtttacgtaattttaaaGTAGATGGGAAATATATTGACTTTAGCATGTCTTATTGAGTGTTCCCTGGTCTTGGTATTACATGCATCCCCTTTATTAGTTATGTATACTGTAACCCCAAAAACTTTATATTACACAGCTGTTAGCTTGTAATACACCGTACCAAACTAGTTCACTTGGCCCATCCAAAACCTTCACTTATTTTGTCGCCTTTGCGCTCATTAAAACATGTTTTGCAGAGagatatatatctaattatctaAACGAGCTAtagccataaaataaaaatttgaacaaTTTATGGCACTTAACAGTACAGGAGTAGCAATGAAACAGAATTAAGATTTAAAGCGCAGTCTTTCATGGTCTCTTTGCAATAAGAGTCcagttttcccatttatttcctcAAGAAATTATCGCCTGTCACTTCCAGTGAGGTCGTCGATCATGTCTTGATTAGTCGCCATTTCAGTGCTTTATTCACTcccctttgtattttattaaactctctctctctctctctctctctctctctctctctctctctctctctctctctctctctctctctcatgtcaatctgaatttcattttccacctttccattaaaattttcttgaagtttagctactctctctctctctctctctctctctctctctctctctctctctctctctctctctctctctctctctctcgctttcatgtcaatttgaatttcattttccacctttccattaaaattttcttgatctatttgcaataagaatccagttttcccatttatttcctcAAGAAATTATCGCCTGTCACTTCCAGTCAGGTCGTCGATCATGCCTTGAGTAGTCGCCATTTCAATGCTTTATTCACTcccctttgtattttattaaactcgctctctctctctctctctctctctctctctctctctctctctctctctctctctctctctctctctctctctctcatgtcaatctgaatttcattttccacctttccattaaaattttcttgaagtttagttctctctctctctctctctctctctctctctctctctctctctctctctctctctcatgtcaatttgaatttcattttccacctttccattaaaattttcttgaagtttagctactctctctctctctctctctctctctctctctctctctctctctctctctctccttccatgtcaatttgaatttcatcttccacctttctattttattttcttgaagtttagctactctctctctctctctctctctctctctctctctctctctctctctctctctctctctctctcacacacacacacacacacgctttcatgtcaatttgaatttaattttccacctttccattaaaattttattgaagtttagcttctctctctctctctctctctctctctctctctctctctctctctctctctctctctctctctctctcatgtcaatttgaatttcattttccacctttccattaaaattttcttgaagtttagctactctctctcttctctctctctctctctctctctctctctcatgtcaatttgaatttcattttccacctttccattaaaattttcttgaagtttagctactctctctctctctctctctctctctctctctctctctctctctctctctctctctttccatgtcaatttgaatttcatcttccacctttctattttattttcttgaagtttagctactctctctctctctctctctctctctctctctctctctctcacacacacacgctttcatgtcaatttgaatttcattttccaacattctattttattttcttgaagttagctactctctctctctctctctctctctctctctctctctctctctctctctctctctctctctctctctctctctctcacacacacacacacacacacgcatgcttTCATGTCAATTTGAATCTCATTTTCCacctttctattttattttcttgaagtttagctgctctctctctctctctctctctctctctctctctctctctctctctctctctctctctctctctctcgttttcatgtcaatttgaatctcatttttcacctttctattttatttttcttgaagtttagctactctctctctctctctctctctctctctctctctctctctctctctctctctctctctctctctctctctcctttccatgtcagtttgaatttcattttccacctttctattttattttcttgaagtttatctactctctctctctctctctctctctctctctctctctctctctctcacgtttccATGTcagtttgaatttcattttccacctttctattatattttcttaaagctta
This genomic stretch from Macrobrachium rosenbergii isolate ZJJX-2024 chromosome 23, ASM4041242v1, whole genome shotgun sequence harbors:
- the LOC136851118 gene encoding bestrophin-2-like, which encodes MPVAVNPLIPTPGKEVESSGDVTGYLTAEETLIIENLRNRTSVDMTYVPIVWACKTVDKAQNDEYISSTHNKIDLMTEILDIQSKCMELSHWTMRAVPLAYSQVVAIVVYFFYLSSVVGGQSLDPERQIKGHTNVYFPIFTLLELFFYIGWLKVGESFTNPFGDDDDDFEFLELLERHRQMSNMLSEQKPGDLPKAVSILDLHVAAES